GCGTCCTCGTAGCCCTGCAATTTTCTGTATATTTTTTCAGATAAATCTAAATAAGACAATGCCTGTTCTCTGCGCTCGTCCTCGGTTAGCGAGTCCGCATCCCAATGCTTATCCACAATAGTAAGCGTGAAGTCTGCGTTTATTTGCTGGAAAACATTATGAAAGTCGTCGGAGCTTACAATATTAATTCCAATCAATACAGCAGGATAATCCAGCGGTGGTTTGCTCTCGAATAGCTGCCCATAGTTTAAATCAATATAATTTATTTCTGGGATTTCTTTTAGCATTTCAAAGAGTTTTAAATAGAGTTTTTTCATGGTTTAAATATTCGTTATTTTCTTAGCTTCTAATTTTATGATTTCCTTAATTTTATCGGCAAAAATAGGGCTATCGTTAAAGTCTCCGATAAATTGTCGCTTAGGGATATTCATTTTCATATTTCTTCTATGGGCTTTTACAAAGTATTCTTTTCCTTTTTTAGACTTTCGGCGATGCTCTCCCACATTTTGTTCTACAACGCCAGAAAACCCAAAATTATGCGCGCGGGCATAGGGGACATCGCTACCGATAGTTATCGTTACCCCATTGGATTTGGGCTCTATTTTGGCGTTTTCCTTATCAATACTTCGTCGTAAATTACCGGTATTGACAAGCAAACTCCTTTCATTTTCTTTGTCTTTTTTCGGAGCCCAAGGCTCTACGCTGCTTCCTTGCCAACTTTGCTGGTCAAAATTTTCTTTGGCGAAAAGCAAAGCCTCGTTTGCTATTATAATTGGCAAATCATCTAAAAATTGATGCGTTCTTTGTTCTATGGCACGCATCACCTGCTCTAAATTTCTACTCATTTTTTTATTATTTGGTTTAGTTTTTGTACATTTGCAAGACATTGGTGCGGGTAATACCAAGCCGAACACAGATAAGAGCGAGTTTTTAACTCGCTCTAGTCTCTTAAAAGTGAATGCAAAAGAGTTCTAAACTTATCTACTTCACTGGCAATAGCATCTCGTCTATCTATTTTTTCCACTTTTTTATTTGCTATTAAATAAACGAATTTTAATTTTGGGTTTTTCTTAAAACTCTCATGTAATCTTGCTCCCGCACGATTAATGTTCCTTGCTGAAAATTTTTCATTTCCACCAAAATTTAATATTAAAAACACATCGTCAAAGTTTCCTAATTGTTCTCCTTTGTGCAATTTCTGTACTGAATTTAATATAAAGTTTTGCGGTTTGGTTCCGTTGGTTCTATTGGTTGCGTCTCCAATATAAGTTAAGCCTAATTGCTTAGCTTCAAACTCTGGGTTTCTTTCTCCAGCTATTTTAGAGTGGTACCTAATTCTTAGTTCAAGATCGGTATCATTATTCACAATAAGCCTACCTAAATACTGGTTAATAGGATAATCACTTATATCAGAATTTATATTGTTTTTTAATACACTTCTGTTTTGTTTGTTTCGGTATATTTCCACATAGGCTTGTTCTTCCGACATTAATTCTCCTAGAATAACCTTTTGTTCGTCTTCTGTAAAGTATTCATTTAGCTTTTCAAAATACAGGCTATTTTCCGCAAATATCTTTCCGGTAATCCCTATGTTATTTCTGAAATTTTGAGGAATATCGGGTGCTTTTATTTGTTCGTTCGGCGTAGGTTCCTCATACCTTACGGCTTCCACATCTGTACGGCAATTGAAGTGATTGGGAGGAAAATGCGTTTTAAGCAATGGATGATCCCACGGCACTACTACACCATGCAGAGGCGCGCAAATATCGGAGGTATGGTTATCTTGAACGACAAAGAATTTAGCATAAGGGTATATGTGTTTTTCTCTTTGAAATCTTTCCCATTTTGCCGCCATTCGCGCACTAGCTACGGCTGTGTTATACTCTGTTTTTAAATAACGAGCGGAGCGGTCAATGATTTTTAGAGCTTCCTTTCTAAACTCATTCCAGCTTCTCACTTTTCCATTTGGAGAAATAAGTGCGTTATTTAGTGCAATATTGTCAGCGGTATTTTTAGCCATAGAAAACTCCCAAACATTGTCTTTCATTTTTTGGATAAATGGAGCATTTTCAATTTTCAAATCCTCATTTATGATAGGTTTTATTTCCGCCTCTACCCCTTGCCATAATTTGTTGAAAGTGGCTCGAACGACACCTTTATGCTGCAAAGAATGCTTGTTTTTTTGCAAATACATTTCTTTCATGAGCTTTATAAATTCCTGCCTAAATTCGGTATCAAATCCAGCGGAAAGATGGGCTTGCTCAACTTGCCCACAGCAACCTTTATACTCTTTTTCTAGAGCCTGCCAATCCAGCTCCTCGTATAGGCTAAGTTCTATCGAGGAGCTTGGGCGAAAAAATCCTTTAGCTTGTCAAATAAGGATAACTCTTTCGCTTGTACTTTTTTGACTTTGGGCGTGTTTTTTTGCTTGTTTTTGGGCTTTTTCTTAGGGGTTTCATCTGTTTGGATTTCCTCTTCTTCTGGAGTTTCTGCACGCTCTTTTTCTTGCTCCCGTTCTTTGCTCTTAGCCCCTCGAGGCAATCCAAATTCCTCATAGAAGTAAT
This Ornithobacterium rhinotracheale DNA region includes the following protein-coding sequences:
- a CDS encoding phage virion morphogenesis protein, which translates into the protein MSRNLEQVMRAIEQRTHQFLDDLPIIIANEALLFAKENFDQQSWQGSSVEPWAPKKDKENERSLLVNTGNLRRSIDKENAKIEPKSNGVTITIGSDVPYARAHNFGFSGVVEQNVGEHRRKSKKGKEYFVKAHRRNMKMNIPKRQFIGDFNDSPIFADKIKEIIKLEAKKITNI
- a CDS encoding phage minor head protein; this translates as MKEMYLQKNKHSLQHKGVVRATFNKLWQGVEAEIKPIINEDLKIENAPFIQKMKDNVWEFSMAKNTADNIALNNALISPNGKVRSWNEFRKEALKIIDRSARYLKTEYNTAVASARMAAKWERFQREKHIYPYAKFFVVQDNHTSDICAPLHGVVVPWDHPLLKTHFPPNHFNCRTDVEAVRYEEPTPNEQIKAPDIPQNFRNNIGITGKIFAENSLYFEKLNEYFTEDEQKVILGELMSEEQAYVEIYRNKQNRSVLKNNINSDISDYPINQYLGRLIVNNDTDLELRIRYHSKIAGERNPEFEAKQLGLTYIGDATNRTNGTKPQNFILNSVQKLHKGEQLGNFDDVFLILNFGGNEKFSARNINRAGARLHESFKKNPKLKFVYLIANKKVEKIDRRDAIASEVDKFRTLLHSLLRD